In one window of Notolabrus celidotus isolate fNotCel1 chromosome 15, fNotCel1.pri, whole genome shotgun sequence DNA:
- the kiss1ra gene encoding KISS1 receptor a, whose product MYASEEFWNTTEPVWINGSEANFSLGRHRDDEEEEGDQHPFLTDAWLVPLFFALIMLVGLVGNSLVIYVISKHRQMRTATNFYIESSVLIHHSSGPSKSSATSTSVWTLWGIPDQTSCEHKISPPPPHAIDLLSTNLAATDIIFLVCCVPFTATLYPLPGWIFGNFMCKFVAFLQQVTVQATCITLTAMSGDRCYVTVYPLKSLRHRTPRVAMIVSVCIWIGSFILSTPILMYQRIEEGYWYGPRQYCMERFPSKAHERAFILYQFIAAYLLPVLTISFCYTLMVKRVGQPTVEPVDNNYQVNLLSERTISIRSKVSKMVVVIVLLFAICWGPIQIFVLFQSFYPNYRPNYATYKIKTWANCMSYANSSVNPIVYGFMGATFQKSFRKTFPFLFKHKVRDSSMASRTANAEIKFVAAEEGNNNNNALN is encoded by the exons ATGTATGCCTCCGAGGAGTTCTGGAACACTACCGAGCCGGTTTGGATCAACGGCTCCGAAGCAAACTTTTCTCTGGGAAGACACAgggatgatgaggaagaggagggagatcAGCACCCTTTCCTCACAGATGCCTGGCTCGTCCCTCTCTTCTTCGCGCTCATCATGCTGGTGGGACTGGTGGGAAACTCGCTGGTTATTTATGTGATTTCCAAACACAGGCAGATGAGGACAGCGACTAACTTCTACATAG AATCATCAGTcctcatccatcattcatctgGTCCTAGCAAATCATCAGCCACttccaccagtgtctggactttGTGGGGAATTCCTGATCAGACATCCTGCGAACACAAAAtctccccacctcctccacacGCCATAGATCTTCTGTCAA CAAACCTCGCTGCCACTGACATCATCTTCTTGGTGTGCTGTGTCCCCTTCACTGCCACCCTCTATCCTCTCCCTGGATGGATCTTTGGCAACTTCATGTGCAAATTTGTTGCATTTctacagcag GTAACAGTCCAAGCCACCTGTATCACTCTGACAGCTATGAGTGGAGACCGCTGTTACGTCACAGTCTACCCTCTGAAATCTCTCCGCCACCGCACCCCAAGGGTAGCCATGATCGTCAGCGTCTGCATTTGGATTG GCTCCTTTATCCTGTCTACACCCATTTTAATGTACCAGCGGATAGAGGAGGGTTACTGGTACGGTCCAAGGCAGTACTGTATGGAGAGGTTTCCCTCTAAGGCACACGAGAGAGCTTTCATCCTCTACCAGTTTATAGCTGCCTACCTACTACCGGTCCTCACAATCTCCTTCTGCTACACTCTGATGGTGAAGAGGGTCGGCCAGCCGACTGTGGAGCCTGTAGACAACAATTATCAG GTCAACCTCCTGTCTGAGAGAACTATAAGTATTAGGAGCAAAGTGTCCAAGATGGTGGTTGTAATTGTCCTCCTATTCGCCATCTGTTGGGGTCCAATTCAAATCTTTGTGCTATTCCAGTCATTCTATCCAAACTATCGGCCCAACTACGCCACATACAAGATCAAGACGTGGGCCAACTGCATGTCCTATGCCAACTCTTCAGTCAACCCCATAGTTTATGGTTTTATGGGAGCCACCTTCCAGAAGTCTTTCAGGAAAACATTTCCCTTTCTGTTCAAACACAAAGTCAGAGATAGCAGCATGGCTTCAAGGACTGCCAACGCTGAGATCAAGTTTGTTGCTGCGGAGGAAggcaacaataacaacaatgcaCTGAACTGA